The Flavobacterium sp. K5-23 genome segment GTCAAATTTGTTTTTTATTGTTCTTATATGTCTCTTTTTTGTGAGCTGCTCTCAAGATGATGAAAACTTATTATCGGTGGGTATTCAGACAAGAGTTACAGGTAAAATTACAGATTCCTATAATTCACCCATTCCAAATGTCAAATTAAAAATTAGCGAATATAAATTAAAGCCAAATAACTCTATTTTTTTTGGAAATTTACCCAATTTTATTCAACACTTAGAATCAAGCCAAACAAATTCAAATGGTGAGTACAATTTTACATTCAAAACTAGTGGGCAAGGAAATTTTTATTCATTAGAAATAGAACCTTCACCAATTTCAGAACAAAAATATTGGAATTGTTGTGTAGGTCTTGTACCTATAAAAAATATCGGTGAAAATTTTATATTTAATACGTATCAACTAGTAAATCTATATCCTTGTGATGTAACATTTAATTTGAATAACATATCCAATTTACCGCTTCAAATAATACACGAAACAACTAGATTTGATAATAACACAGCTGAAATTAACTCAAATTCACAAGTTGTAAAAAGAATTTATCTTATAAAATATAATATGCAAACAATCAAAATATTTAGAACTAAAAATGGAATAACACAAAAAGCGTCATATACATTTCCTGCTTCTAATGTAGAAACTTTGACAACGCAAAATATAACAATTTATGAAACCGATTTTACAAACATATAAAAACTGAAATGTTTAAATTCAAATTATTATGTTACAACAATTAATTGAAAGAAGTAATCAAGAAGAATTTTATCAGAACAGTTGGTTCATTTTAAAAAATGTAAACTTCAAAACCGGAAAATCAAATTTATGTGAAATAAATTTATTTTTGGATGATAGAGATTTTAGAGAAA includes the following:
- a CDS encoding carboxypeptidase-like regulatory domain-containing protein: MMKSNLFFIVLICLFFVSCSQDDENLLSVGIQTRVTGKITDSYNSPIPNVKLKISEYKLKPNNSIFFGNLPNFIQHLESSQTNSNGEYNFTFKTSGQGNFYSLEIEPSPISEQKYWNCCVGLVPIKNIGENFIFNTYQLVNLYPCDVTFNLNNISNLPLQIIHETTRFDNNTAEINSNSQVVKRIYLIKYNMQTIKIFRTKNGITQKASYTFPASNVETLTTQNITIYETDFTNI